The following are encoded together in the Cicer arietinum cultivar CDC Frontier isolate Library 1 chromosome 2, Cicar.CDCFrontier_v2.0, whole genome shotgun sequence genome:
- the LOC101510855 gene encoding uncharacterized protein, with protein MIHRPTSSIYSISQLIFTKKCSFYYSSSTSLIIVNDSESKPVSSPFYNLLPPTQNPNNIVNLISSILKRKSFHLSIFQNECKVILPHLGSHEISRVLLRCQSDYSSALTFFNWVKNDLCITHSVQNYCIVVHILAWSQVFSQAMKLLSELIQLVPDEDVYQSLVGCTEDCNWNPVIFDMLIKAYVKLGLIEKGLETFRNNIEAGFVPNVVACNCLLNGLSKSNYIGQCWEVYEEMGRLGIHRNTYTFNIMTHVLCKDGEPDKVNGFLEKMEEEGFEPDIVTYNTLINSYCRKRRLEDAFYLYKIMYIRGVVPNLISYSALMNGLCKEGKIKEAHQLFNQMVQRGIDPDIVSYNTLISGYCSEGKMQMCRTLLHEMIGNQIRPDSVTCRVVFQGYAREGKLLSALNLVVELQRFGIKIPENLYDYLLVALCKEGRPFAARSFLIRISQDGYVPEMSTYNKLVESLCRFDNVEEALILKSEMTSKSMKLNLTTYKAIISSLCRVKRTPEAETLLEEMDSSGIVPDLEIMRVLINGYCEQNDVDKAVSLLKFFAKEFQVYDTVSYNAIFKVFCEVGNVAELMELQDKLVKIGYVPNSLTCKYVIRGLQKDLELDDDILDRDLLEV; from the coding sequence ATGATTCATCGACCCACAAGTTCAATCTATTCTATTTCTCAgttaattttcacaaaaaagtgttctttttattattcttcTTCTACTTCTCTAATTATTGTAAATGATTCTGAGTCAAAACCAGTTTCAAGTCCTTTTTACAATCTTCTTCCACCTACCCAAAACCCTAACAACATTGTTAACCTTATTTCTTCAATCCTTAAACGGAAAAGTTTTCATCTTTCCATTTTTCAAAATGAATGCAAAGTGATTCTTCCCCATTTGGGGTCCCATGAAATTTCTAGGGTTTTGCTTAGATGTCAATCTGATTATTCTTCAGCTCTCACATTTTTCAATTGGGTTAAAAATGATTTGTGCATCACACATAGTGTGCAAAACTATTGCATAGTTGTTCACATTCTTGCTTGGTCTCAAGTGTTCTCTCAAGCTATGAAATTGTTGTCTGAATTGATTCAATTGGTTCCTGATGAAGATGTTTATCAGAGTTTGGTTGGTTGTACTGAGGATTGTAATTGGAATCCTGTAATCTTTGATATGCTTATTAAGGCTTATGTGAAATTAGGTTTGATTGAGAAGGGTTTGGAAACTTTTAGGAACAACATTGAAGCTGGTTTTGTTCCCAATGTAGTTGCTTGCAATTGTTTGTTGAATGGTTTGTCTAAGTCTAATTACATTGGTCAATGTTGGGAAGTGTATGAAGAAATGGGAAGACTTGGAATACATAGAAATACTTATACTTTCAACATTATGACACATGTTTTGTGTAAAGATGGAGAACCCGATAAGGTGAATGGATTCCTCGAGAAGATGGAGGAAGAAGGATTTGAACCGGATATAGTGACGTATAACACACTCATTAATAGCTATTGTAGGAAAAGAAGGTTAGAGGATGCATTTTATTTGTACAAGATCATGTACATTAGAGGTGTGGTTCCTAATTTGATTTCGTATAGTGCCTTGATGAATGGTCTTTGTAAGGAAGGGAAGATCAAGGAGGCTCATCAACTTTTTAATCAGATGGTTCAGAGAGGGATAGATCCGGACATTGTGTCGTACAATACTCTTATATCTGGTTATTGTAGTGAAGGTAAGATGCAAATGTGTAGAACACTATTGCATGAAATGATAGGAAATCAGATTCGTCCCGATAGTGTCACTTGCAGGGTTGTCTTTCAAGGATATGCAAGAGAGGGAAAGCTGTTGTCGGCGTTGAATTTGGTTGTGGAGCTTCAGAGATTTGGGATTAAGATTCCTGAAAATTTATATGATTATCTCTTAGTTGCTTTGTGTAAAGAAGGTCGACCGTTTGCTGCTCGAAGCTTTCTGATAAGGATATCTCAAGATGGCTATGTACCTGAAATGAGTACTTATAATAAACTGGTAGAGTCTCTATGTAGATTCGATAACGTGGAAGAGGCATTGATTTTGAAATCTGAGATGACAAGCAAGAGTATGAAACTGAATCTCACTACCTATAAAGCTATCATAAGCTCCTTGTGCAGAGTAAAGAGGACTCCAGAGGCTGAAACCTTGTTGGAGGAAATGGATAGTTCAGGTATTGTACCTGATTTAGAAATAATGAGGGTATTAATAAATGGGTATTGTGAACAAAATGATGTTGATAAAGCTGTGTCATTATTGAAATTCTTCGCCAAGGAGTTTCAAGTTTACGATACCGTAAGCTACAATGCAATATTCAAAGTCTTTTGTGAGGTTGGTAATGTGGCTGAGTTGATGGAGCTTCAAGATAAGCTGGTCAAGATAGGGTATGTTCCAAATAGTTTAACATGCAAGTACGTGATCCGAGGATTGCAGAAAGATCTGGAACTAGACGATGATATATTGGACCGCGACTTGCTTGAAGTCTAA